One Caretta caretta isolate rCarCar2 chromosome 24, rCarCar1.hap1, whole genome shotgun sequence genomic region harbors:
- the SETDB1 gene encoding histone-lysine N-methyltransferase SETDB1 isoform X2 has product MEGWLCGWGAGGRYLDAVVMIHVLYMDGCVGSSLGLFSSKMDSPEVTELQQEVMEELGISMEELQQFIDEELEKFECVKQRKQQLEELEKSVEQKEAEVAYVDQLFNDASRAIGKCEILVKDLYSKLGLQYRESSSEDEDSASKPMEVIEIPDEDDDDVMSIDSGETSNRISKDQTLLREAMAAMRKSAQDVQKFMEAVNKKTNAQDLQKDGLSSPPSSVGASQQVSSALAGGDLSNDGDLVVGMRILGKKRTKTWHKGILIAIQAVGAGKKFKVKFDNKGKSLLSGNHIAYDYHPSAEKLYVGSRVVAKYKDGNQVWLYAGIVAETPNMKNKLRFLIFFDDGYASYVTQSELYPICRPLKKTWEDIEDVSCRDFIEEYISAYPNRPMVLLKSGQLIKTEWEGTWWKSRVEEVDGSLVKILFLDDKRCEWIYRGSTRLEPMFSMKTSTASTLEKKQGGQMRTRPNVGAVRSKGPVVQYTQELTGTSTQFKPIEQVQAMSLAAPSVSPQPAEMESPESQLAQSRKQVAKKSTSFRPGSVGSGHSSPVSPVLSETPPMGKAAVNQQYRGSYSSGQPGSSAVQPFHGMMDRVPNEPSYRAPMEKLFYLPHVCSYTCLSRVRPIRSDQYRSKNPLLIPLLYDFRRMTARRRVNRKMGFHVIYKTPCGLCLRTMQEIERYIFETDCDFLFLEMFCLDPYVLVDRKFQPYKPFYYIADITKGKEDVPLSCVNEIDTTPPPQVAYSKERIPGKGVYINTGWEFLVGCDCKDGCRDKSKCACHQLTVQATGCTPGGQINPNSGYQHKRLEECLPTGVYECNKRCKCNTNMCTNRLVQHGLQVRLQLFKTQNKGWGIRCLDDIAKGSFVCIYAGKILTDDFADKEGLEMGDEYFANLDHIESVENFKEGYESDAKCSSDSSGVDLKDEEEENTGTEEQDESNEDSSDDNFCKDEDFSTSSVWRSYATRRQTRGQKENGLSETASKDSGLTRQISHDEVAVTAACKLPVSEETSKNKVASWLSSNSMSDSFQDNDSASSFKMTEASEVKAGKVEVLGDREKPSTSGLGGKEAFGLDADSKMQKKEESEEPNKLSLASETGKVYGYNPSPMKLEGIRRPPSKTIMHQSKRHLAPPQQAADDVLTLSSSTDSEGENGQPAAGQAQGNTNDSDDIQTISSGSEEEDIDDKKNSSSGLGPIKRQVAVKSTRGFALKSTHGIAIKSTNMASADKGENMLVRKNTRQFYDGEESCYIIDAKLEGNLGRYLNHSCSPNLFVQNVFVDTHDLRFPWVAFFASKRIRAGTELTWDYNYEVGSVEGKELLCCCGAIECRGRLL; this is encoded by the exons ATGGAGGGATGGCTgtgtggctggggagctgggggccgGTATCTAGATGCTGTTGTGATGATCCATGTTCTCTACATGGATGGATGCGTAGGGAGCAGTCTTGGGTTATTTTCAT CAAAAATGGATTCTCCGGAAGTAACAGAGTTGCAGCAAGAAGTGATGGAAGAGTTGGGGATCTCTATGGAAGAGCTCCAGCAATTCATTGATGAGGAGCTGGAGAAGTTTGAGTGTGTGAAGCAGCGGAAGCAGCAGCTGGAAGAGCTGGAAAAGAGCGTGGAACAGAAAGAAGCAGAAGTGGCATATGTCGACCAGCTCTTCAATGATGCTTCGAG AGCCATTGGTAAATGCGAGATACTGGTAAAAGATCTCTACTCCAAGCTGGGCCTTCAGTATCGTGAGAGCAGCTCTGAAGATGAGGACTCAGCTTCCAAGCCGATGGAAGTGATCGAAATCCCAGATGAGGATGACGACGATGTTATGAGTATTGATTCGG GTGAAACAAGTAACAGAATCTCAAAGGATCAGACCCTG CTTCGAGAAGCCATGGCTGCGATGAGGAAGTCTGCCCAAGATGTTCAGAAATTTATGGAAGCtgttaacaaaaaaacaaatgccCAGGACCTGCAAAAag ATGGGCTATCCTCTCCTCCGAGCTCTGTTGGCGCATCCCAGCAGGTGAGCTCTGCGCTCGCTGGGGGTGACCTCAGCAATGATGGTGACCTGGTGGTTGGTATGCGTATCCTAGGCAAGAAAAGGACCAAGACGTGGCACAAAGGAATTTTGATTGCAATCCAGGCAGTAG GTGCTGGTAAGAAGTTCAAAGTGAAATTCGACAACAAAGGGAAGAGTTTGCTTTCTGGCAATCACATTGCGTATGACTATCATCCCTCTGCCGAGAAACTCTACGTCGGAAGCCGGGTTGTGGCCAAATACAAGGATGGGAATCAAGTCTGGCTCTATGCTGGCATCGTGGCCGAAACGCCAAACATGAAGAATAAACTGAG GTTCCTGATCTTCTTCGATGATGGCTATGCTTCTTACGTCACTCAATCGGAGCTGTACCCAATCTGCAGGCCAT TAAAGAAGACCTGGGAAGACATAGAAGACGTTTCCTGTCGTGATTTCATAGAGGAGTACATCAGTGCTTACCCAAACCGTCCCATGGTATTGCTGAAGAGCGGCCAGCTGATTAAAACAGAATGGGAAGGGACATGGTGGAAATCCAGAGTGGAGGAAGTGGATGGCAGTCTGGTCAAAATCCTCTTCCTG GACGACAAACGCTGCGAATGGATTTACCGTGGTTCCACACGTCTGGAGCCTATGTTCAGCATGAAAACCTCCACGGCCTCCACTCTGGAAAAGAAACAAGGAGGGCAGATGAGGACTCGTCCCAATGTTG GTGCTGTGAGAAGCAAAGGGCCTGTAGTACAGTACACGCAAGAATTAACAGGAACCAGTACTCAGTTTAAACCTATAGAACAAGTCCAAGCAATGTCTCTAGCTGCACCATCTGTTTCCCCACAGCCTGCTGAGATGGA AAGCCCTGAAAGTCAGCTGGCTCAGTCCAGAAAGCAAGTGGCCAAGAAAAGCACGTCCTTCCGTCCTGGCTCTGTGGGGTCTGGACACTCTTCACCTGTTTCTCCTGTCCTAAGTGAAACTCCTCCCATGGGGAAAGCTGCAGTGAACCAGCAATATCG tgGAAGCTATTCCAGTGGCCAGCCAGGCAGCAGTGCGGTGCAGCCATTCCACGGCATGATGGATCGGGTGCCCAATGAGCCCTCGTACCGGGCCCCGATGGAGAAGCTCTTTTACCTGCCCCATGTCTGCAGCTACACCTGCCTGTCGCGGGTCCGCCCCATCCGGAGCGACCAGTACCGCAGCAAGAACCCCCTTCTCATCCCGCTTCTCTACGACTTCCGGCGCATGACTGCCCGCCGCCGCGTCAACCGCAAGATGGGCTTCCACGTCATCTACAAGACGCCGTGCGGGCTGTGCCTGCGTACCATGCAGGAGATTGAGCGCTACATCTTTGAGACTGACTGTGACTTCCTCTTCCTGGAGATGTTCTGCCTAGACCCCTACGTGCTGGTGGACCGCAAGTTCCAGCCCTACAAGCCCTTCTACTACATTGCAGACATCACCAAAGGCAAGGAGGACGTGCCGCTGTCCTGCGTCAATGAGATAGACACTACCCCTCCTCCACAGGTGGCTTATAGCAAGGAGCGCATCCCGGGGAAAGGAGTCTATATCAACACCGGCTGGGAGTTCCTCGTGGGCTGCGACTGTAAAGACGGCTGCCGAGACAA ATCTAAATGTGCCTGCCACCAGCTGACAGTCCAAGCAACAGGCTGCACCCCCGGTGGGCAGATCAACCCCAATTCTGGCTACCAGCACAAGAGGCTGGAGGAATGCCTCCCGACAGG AGTCTATGAATGTAACAAGAGATGCAAATGCAACACAAACATGTGCACCAATCGCTTGGTACAACATGGACTCCAAGTCAGACTCCAGCTATTCAAGACTCAGAACAAAGGCTGGGGAATCCGCTGCCTTGATGATATTGCCAAGGGCTCTTTCGTCTGCATCTATGCAG GGAAAATCCTGACGGACGACTTTGCCGACAAAGAAGGGCTGGAGATGGGGGATGAGTACTTCGCCAACCTGGATCACATTGAGAGCGTGGAGAACTTCAAGGAGGGCTACGAAAGCGATGCCAAGTGCTCCTCCGACAGCAGTGGCGTGGACCTGAAGGATGAAGAGGAAGAGAACACCGGCACCGAGGAGCAGGATGAGTCCAACGAGGACAGCTCTGATGACAACTTCTGTAAGGACGAGGATTTCAGCACCAGCTCAGTGTGGCGCAGCTATGCTACCCGCCGGCAGACCCGGGGCCAGAAGGAGAATGGCCTGTCTGAGACAGCCTCCAAGGACTCCGGCCTCACCAGGCAGATCAGCCATGACGAGGTCGCCGTGACCGCCGCCTGCAAACTACCCGTGTCTGAGGAGACCTCCAAAAACAAAGTGGCCTCATGGCTGAGCTCCAACAGCATGTCGGACAGCTTCCAGGACAATGATAGCGCCTCCTCGTTCAAGATGACCGAGGCCAGCGAGGTCAAGGCAGGCAAAGTGGAAGTCCTGGGTGACCGAGAGAAGCCCTCCACTTCTGGGCTTGGGGGCAAGGAGGCCTTTGGCTTGGATGCAGACTCAAAGATGCAGAAGAAGGAG GAATCTGAAGAGCCAAACAAGCTTTCGCT GGCATCTGAGACAGGCAAGGTGTATGGCTATAATCCAAGCCCTATGAAACTCGAGGGGATCCGGAGGCCACCAAGCAAGACGATCATGCATCAGAGCAAAAGGCACttggctcctccccagcaagcGGCTGAC GATGTGCTGACACTGTCAAGTAGCACGGACAGCGAGGGGGAGAATGGCCAGCCGGCAGCAGGACAAGCGCAGGGCAACACGAATGATAGTGATGACATCCAGACGATTTCCTCTGGCTCCGAGGAAGAGGACATTGATGATAAAAAGAATTCCTCTTCCGGGCTAG GTCCCATTAAAAGGCAAGTGGCAGTGAAGTCCACACGAGGTTTTGCCCTCAAATCGACTCACGGGATTGCCATAAAGTCGACCAATATGGCATCAGCTGACAAGGGGGAGAACATGCTCGTGCGCAAAAACACCCGCCAGTTTTATGACGGCGAAGAGTCCTGCTATATCATTGATGCCAAACTCGAAGGGAACCTCGGCCGTTACCTCAAT CATAGCTGCAGCCCCAATCTGTTTGTGCAGAATGTCTTTGTGGACACGCATGATCTCCGTTTCCCTTGGGTTGCCTTCTTCGCTAGCAA GAGGATACGAGCCGGGACTGAGCTGACCTGGGATTATAACTACGAGGTGGGCAGCGTGGAGGGCAAGGAACTCCTGTGCTGCTGTGGAGCTATCGAATGCCGTGGCAGGCTGCTCTAG
- the SETDB1 gene encoding histone-lysine N-methyltransferase SETDB1 isoform X3, giving the protein MEGWLCGWGAGGRYLDAVVMIHVLYMDGCVGSSLGLFSSKMDSPEVTELQQEVMEELGISMEELQQFIDEELEKFECVKQRKQQLEELEKSVEQKEAEVAYVDQLFNDASRAIGKCEILVKDLYSKLGLQYRESSSEDEDSASKPMEVIEIPDEDDDDVMSETSNRISKDQTLLREAMAAMRKSAQDVQKFMEAVNKKTNAQDLQKDGLSSPPSSVGASQQVSSALAGGDLSNDGDLVVGMRILGKKRTKTWHKGILIAIQAVGAGKKFKVKFDNKGKSLLSGNHIAYDYHPSAEKLYVGSRVVAKYKDGNQVWLYAGIVAETPNMKNKLRFLIFFDDGYASYVTQSELYPICRPLKKTWEDIEDVSCRDFIEEYISAYPNRPMVLLKSGQLIKTEWEGTWWKSRVEEVDGSLVKILFLDDKRCEWIYRGSTRLEPMFSMKTSTASTLEKKQGGQMRTRPNVGAVRSKGPVVQYTQELTGTSTQFKPIEQVQAMSLAAPSVSPQPAEMESPESQLAQSRKQVAKKSTSFRPGSVGSGHSSPVSPVLSETPPMGKAAVNQQYRGSYSSGQPGSSAVQPFHGMMDRVPNEPSYRAPMEKLFYLPHVCSYTCLSRVRPIRSDQYRSKNPLLIPLLYDFRRMTARRRVNRKMGFHVIYKTPCGLCLRTMQEIERYIFETDCDFLFLEMFCLDPYVLVDRKFQPYKPFYYIADITKGKEDVPLSCVNEIDTTPPPQVAYSKERIPGKGVYINTGWEFLVGCDCKDGCRDKSKCACHQLTVQATGCTPGGQINPNSGYQHKRLEECLPTGVYECNKRCKCNTNMCTNRLVQHGLQVRLQLFKTQNKGWGIRCLDDIAKGSFVCIYAGKILTDDFADKEGLEMGDEYFANLDHIESVENFKEGYESDAKCSSDSSGVDLKDEEEENTGTEEQDESNEDSSDDNFCKDEDFSTSSVWRSYATRRQTRGQKENGLSETASKDSGLTRQISHDEVAVTAACKLPVSEETSKNKVASWLSSNSMSDSFQDNDSASSFKMTEASEVKAGKVEVLGDREKPSTSGLGGKEAFGLDADSKMQKKEESEEPNKLSLASETGKVYGYNPSPMKLEGIRRPPSKTIMHQSKRHLAPPQQAADDVLTLSSSTDSEGENGQPAAGQAQGNTNDSDDIQTISSGSEEEDIDDKKNSSSGLGPIKRQVAVKSTRGFALKSTHGIAIKSTNMASADKGENMLVRKNTRQFYDGEESCYIIDAKLEGNLGRYLNHSCSPNLFVQNVFVDTHDLRFPWVAFFASKRIRAGTELTWDYNYEVGSVEGKELLCCCGAIECRGRLL; this is encoded by the exons ATGGAGGGATGGCTgtgtggctggggagctgggggccgGTATCTAGATGCTGTTGTGATGATCCATGTTCTCTACATGGATGGATGCGTAGGGAGCAGTCTTGGGTTATTTTCAT CAAAAATGGATTCTCCGGAAGTAACAGAGTTGCAGCAAGAAGTGATGGAAGAGTTGGGGATCTCTATGGAAGAGCTCCAGCAATTCATTGATGAGGAGCTGGAGAAGTTTGAGTGTGTGAAGCAGCGGAAGCAGCAGCTGGAAGAGCTGGAAAAGAGCGTGGAACAGAAAGAAGCAGAAGTGGCATATGTCGACCAGCTCTTCAATGATGCTTCGAG AGCCATTGGTAAATGCGAGATACTGGTAAAAGATCTCTACTCCAAGCTGGGCCTTCAGTATCGTGAGAGCAGCTCTGAAGATGAGGACTCAGCTTCCAAGCCGATGGAAGTGATCGAAATCCCAGATGAGGATGACGACGATGTTATGA GTGAAACAAGTAACAGAATCTCAAAGGATCAGACCCTG CTTCGAGAAGCCATGGCTGCGATGAGGAAGTCTGCCCAAGATGTTCAGAAATTTATGGAAGCtgttaacaaaaaaacaaatgccCAGGACCTGCAAAAag ATGGGCTATCCTCTCCTCCGAGCTCTGTTGGCGCATCCCAGCAGGTGAGCTCTGCGCTCGCTGGGGGTGACCTCAGCAATGATGGTGACCTGGTGGTTGGTATGCGTATCCTAGGCAAGAAAAGGACCAAGACGTGGCACAAAGGAATTTTGATTGCAATCCAGGCAGTAG GTGCTGGTAAGAAGTTCAAAGTGAAATTCGACAACAAAGGGAAGAGTTTGCTTTCTGGCAATCACATTGCGTATGACTATCATCCCTCTGCCGAGAAACTCTACGTCGGAAGCCGGGTTGTGGCCAAATACAAGGATGGGAATCAAGTCTGGCTCTATGCTGGCATCGTGGCCGAAACGCCAAACATGAAGAATAAACTGAG GTTCCTGATCTTCTTCGATGATGGCTATGCTTCTTACGTCACTCAATCGGAGCTGTACCCAATCTGCAGGCCAT TAAAGAAGACCTGGGAAGACATAGAAGACGTTTCCTGTCGTGATTTCATAGAGGAGTACATCAGTGCTTACCCAAACCGTCCCATGGTATTGCTGAAGAGCGGCCAGCTGATTAAAACAGAATGGGAAGGGACATGGTGGAAATCCAGAGTGGAGGAAGTGGATGGCAGTCTGGTCAAAATCCTCTTCCTG GACGACAAACGCTGCGAATGGATTTACCGTGGTTCCACACGTCTGGAGCCTATGTTCAGCATGAAAACCTCCACGGCCTCCACTCTGGAAAAGAAACAAGGAGGGCAGATGAGGACTCGTCCCAATGTTG GTGCTGTGAGAAGCAAAGGGCCTGTAGTACAGTACACGCAAGAATTAACAGGAACCAGTACTCAGTTTAAACCTATAGAACAAGTCCAAGCAATGTCTCTAGCTGCACCATCTGTTTCCCCACAGCCTGCTGAGATGGA AAGCCCTGAAAGTCAGCTGGCTCAGTCCAGAAAGCAAGTGGCCAAGAAAAGCACGTCCTTCCGTCCTGGCTCTGTGGGGTCTGGACACTCTTCACCTGTTTCTCCTGTCCTAAGTGAAACTCCTCCCATGGGGAAAGCTGCAGTGAACCAGCAATATCG tgGAAGCTATTCCAGTGGCCAGCCAGGCAGCAGTGCGGTGCAGCCATTCCACGGCATGATGGATCGGGTGCCCAATGAGCCCTCGTACCGGGCCCCGATGGAGAAGCTCTTTTACCTGCCCCATGTCTGCAGCTACACCTGCCTGTCGCGGGTCCGCCCCATCCGGAGCGACCAGTACCGCAGCAAGAACCCCCTTCTCATCCCGCTTCTCTACGACTTCCGGCGCATGACTGCCCGCCGCCGCGTCAACCGCAAGATGGGCTTCCACGTCATCTACAAGACGCCGTGCGGGCTGTGCCTGCGTACCATGCAGGAGATTGAGCGCTACATCTTTGAGACTGACTGTGACTTCCTCTTCCTGGAGATGTTCTGCCTAGACCCCTACGTGCTGGTGGACCGCAAGTTCCAGCCCTACAAGCCCTTCTACTACATTGCAGACATCACCAAAGGCAAGGAGGACGTGCCGCTGTCCTGCGTCAATGAGATAGACACTACCCCTCCTCCACAGGTGGCTTATAGCAAGGAGCGCATCCCGGGGAAAGGAGTCTATATCAACACCGGCTGGGAGTTCCTCGTGGGCTGCGACTGTAAAGACGGCTGCCGAGACAA ATCTAAATGTGCCTGCCACCAGCTGACAGTCCAAGCAACAGGCTGCACCCCCGGTGGGCAGATCAACCCCAATTCTGGCTACCAGCACAAGAGGCTGGAGGAATGCCTCCCGACAGG AGTCTATGAATGTAACAAGAGATGCAAATGCAACACAAACATGTGCACCAATCGCTTGGTACAACATGGACTCCAAGTCAGACTCCAGCTATTCAAGACTCAGAACAAAGGCTGGGGAATCCGCTGCCTTGATGATATTGCCAAGGGCTCTTTCGTCTGCATCTATGCAG GGAAAATCCTGACGGACGACTTTGCCGACAAAGAAGGGCTGGAGATGGGGGATGAGTACTTCGCCAACCTGGATCACATTGAGAGCGTGGAGAACTTCAAGGAGGGCTACGAAAGCGATGCCAAGTGCTCCTCCGACAGCAGTGGCGTGGACCTGAAGGATGAAGAGGAAGAGAACACCGGCACCGAGGAGCAGGATGAGTCCAACGAGGACAGCTCTGATGACAACTTCTGTAAGGACGAGGATTTCAGCACCAGCTCAGTGTGGCGCAGCTATGCTACCCGCCGGCAGACCCGGGGCCAGAAGGAGAATGGCCTGTCTGAGACAGCCTCCAAGGACTCCGGCCTCACCAGGCAGATCAGCCATGACGAGGTCGCCGTGACCGCCGCCTGCAAACTACCCGTGTCTGAGGAGACCTCCAAAAACAAAGTGGCCTCATGGCTGAGCTCCAACAGCATGTCGGACAGCTTCCAGGACAATGATAGCGCCTCCTCGTTCAAGATGACCGAGGCCAGCGAGGTCAAGGCAGGCAAAGTGGAAGTCCTGGGTGACCGAGAGAAGCCCTCCACTTCTGGGCTTGGGGGCAAGGAGGCCTTTGGCTTGGATGCAGACTCAAAGATGCAGAAGAAGGAG GAATCTGAAGAGCCAAACAAGCTTTCGCT GGCATCTGAGACAGGCAAGGTGTATGGCTATAATCCAAGCCCTATGAAACTCGAGGGGATCCGGAGGCCACCAAGCAAGACGATCATGCATCAGAGCAAAAGGCACttggctcctccccagcaagcGGCTGAC GATGTGCTGACACTGTCAAGTAGCACGGACAGCGAGGGGGAGAATGGCCAGCCGGCAGCAGGACAAGCGCAGGGCAACACGAATGATAGTGATGACATCCAGACGATTTCCTCTGGCTCCGAGGAAGAGGACATTGATGATAAAAAGAATTCCTCTTCCGGGCTAG GTCCCATTAAAAGGCAAGTGGCAGTGAAGTCCACACGAGGTTTTGCCCTCAAATCGACTCACGGGATTGCCATAAAGTCGACCAATATGGCATCAGCTGACAAGGGGGAGAACATGCTCGTGCGCAAAAACACCCGCCAGTTTTATGACGGCGAAGAGTCCTGCTATATCATTGATGCCAAACTCGAAGGGAACCTCGGCCGTTACCTCAAT CATAGCTGCAGCCCCAATCTGTTTGTGCAGAATGTCTTTGTGGACACGCATGATCTCCGTTTCCCTTGGGTTGCCTTCTTCGCTAGCAA GAGGATACGAGCCGGGACTGAGCTGACCTGGGATTATAACTACGAGGTGGGCAGCGTGGAGGGCAAGGAACTCCTGTGCTGCTGTGGAGCTATCGAATGCCGTGGCAGGCTGCTCTAG
- the SETDB1 gene encoding histone-lysine N-methyltransferase SETDB1 isoform X5, translated as MEGWLCGWGAGGRYLDAVVMIHVLYMDGCVGSSLGLFSSKMDSPEVTELQQEVMEELGISMEELQQFIDEELEKFECVKQRKQQLEELEKSVEQKEAEVAYVDQLFNDASRAIGKCEILVKDLYSKLGLQYRESSSEDEDSASKPMEVIEIPDEDDDDVMSIDSGWKRSETSNRISKDQTLLREAMAAMRKSAQDVQKFMEAVNKKTNAQDLQKDGLSSPPSSVGASQQVSSALAGGDLSNDGDLVVGMRILGKKRTKTWHKGILIAIQAVGAGKKFKVKFDNKGKSLLSGNHIAYDYHPSAEKLYVGSRVVAKYKDGNQVWLYAGIVAETPNMKNKLRFLIFFDDGYASYVTQSELYPICRPLKKTWEDIEDVSCRDFIEEYISAYPNRPMVLLKSGQLIKTEWEGTWWKSRVEEVDGSLVKILFLDDKRCEWIYRGSTRLEPMFSMKTSTASTLEKKQGGQMRTRPNVGAVRSKGPVVQYTQELTGTSTQFKPIEQVQAMSLAAPSVSPQPAEMEHWPPAALHSSTWTDRLMDLTDLQGPENSESLVGLDGHGPDLIKPISNKIQHTASAARGTIWTRSEAQPSAGGGLDEGEKQHCNGDCGLENARKHVYWDFKINFLGEKDTVPVHFCHHCGFPIRIYGRMIPCLHVFCYDCAALHGEKGDKKCPSCSEPVQQVEHYTRDSFQT; from the exons ATGGAGGGATGGCTgtgtggctggggagctgggggccgGTATCTAGATGCTGTTGTGATGATCCATGTTCTCTACATGGATGGATGCGTAGGGAGCAGTCTTGGGTTATTTTCAT CAAAAATGGATTCTCCGGAAGTAACAGAGTTGCAGCAAGAAGTGATGGAAGAGTTGGGGATCTCTATGGAAGAGCTCCAGCAATTCATTGATGAGGAGCTGGAGAAGTTTGAGTGTGTGAAGCAGCGGAAGCAGCAGCTGGAAGAGCTGGAAAAGAGCGTGGAACAGAAAGAAGCAGAAGTGGCATATGTCGACCAGCTCTTCAATGATGCTTCGAG AGCCATTGGTAAATGCGAGATACTGGTAAAAGATCTCTACTCCAAGCTGGGCCTTCAGTATCGTGAGAGCAGCTCTGAAGATGAGGACTCAGCTTCCAAGCCGATGGAAGTGATCGAAATCCCAGATGAGGATGACGACGATGTTATGAGTATTGATTCGGGTTGGAAGCGCA GTGAAACAAGTAACAGAATCTCAAAGGATCAGACCCTG CTTCGAGAAGCCATGGCTGCGATGAGGAAGTCTGCCCAAGATGTTCAGAAATTTATGGAAGCtgttaacaaaaaaacaaatgccCAGGACCTGCAAAAag ATGGGCTATCCTCTCCTCCGAGCTCTGTTGGCGCATCCCAGCAGGTGAGCTCTGCGCTCGCTGGGGGTGACCTCAGCAATGATGGTGACCTGGTGGTTGGTATGCGTATCCTAGGCAAGAAAAGGACCAAGACGTGGCACAAAGGAATTTTGATTGCAATCCAGGCAGTAG GTGCTGGTAAGAAGTTCAAAGTGAAATTCGACAACAAAGGGAAGAGTTTGCTTTCTGGCAATCACATTGCGTATGACTATCATCCCTCTGCCGAGAAACTCTACGTCGGAAGCCGGGTTGTGGCCAAATACAAGGATGGGAATCAAGTCTGGCTCTATGCTGGCATCGTGGCCGAAACGCCAAACATGAAGAATAAACTGAG GTTCCTGATCTTCTTCGATGATGGCTATGCTTCTTACGTCACTCAATCGGAGCTGTACCCAATCTGCAGGCCAT TAAAGAAGACCTGGGAAGACATAGAAGACGTTTCCTGTCGTGATTTCATAGAGGAGTACATCAGTGCTTACCCAAACCGTCCCATGGTATTGCTGAAGAGCGGCCAGCTGATTAAAACAGAATGGGAAGGGACATGGTGGAAATCCAGAGTGGAGGAAGTGGATGGCAGTCTGGTCAAAATCCTCTTCCTG GACGACAAACGCTGCGAATGGATTTACCGTGGTTCCACACGTCTGGAGCCTATGTTCAGCATGAAAACCTCCACGGCCTCCACTCTGGAAAAGAAACAAGGAGGGCAGATGAGGACTCGTCCCAATGTTG GTGCTGTGAGAAGCAAAGGGCCTGTAGTACAGTACACGCAAGAATTAACAGGAACCAGTACTCAGTTTAAACCTATAGAACAAGTCCAAGCAATGTCTCTAGCTGCACCATCTGTTTCCCCACAGCCTGCTGAGATGGA GCATTGGCCCCCTGCTGCTTTGCATTCCTCAACTTGGACTGACCGGCTCATGGACCTCACTGACTTACAAGGCCCTGAGAATTCAGAATCATTGGTTGGTCTTGATGGTCACGGACCAGACCTGATCAAGCCAATCTCCAACAAAATCCAACACACAGCTTCCGCCGCAAGAGGCACGATTTGGACACGGTCAGAGGCACAGCCTAGTGCAGGAGGAGGACTTGACGAAGGAGAGAAGCAACATTGCAATGGAGATTGTGGGTTGGAGAATGCAAGAAAGCATGTGTACTGGGACTTCAAGATAAACTTCCTAGGAGAAAAAGATACTGTCCCTGTTCACTTTTGTCACCACTGTGGATTTCCCATCAGAATTTATGGACGCATGATACCCTGCCTACATGTCTTCTGCTATGACTGTGCCGCTTTGCATGGGGAAAAGGGAGATAAGAAGTGCCCGAGCTGTAGTGAACCAGTGCAGCAAGTCGAGCATTATACCCGAGATTCTTTCCAGACGTAG